In Pseudoxanthomonas indica, the following are encoded in one genomic region:
- a CDS encoding ExeM/NucH family extracellular endonuclease: MPAQRLTLLSAALLAFCLPDAYAAEPAATPAGSEVVELSAPPPHWQALKGKRVRIVVPLTVTGTDQAERFGELTVAFDGRLWQPSEVATPGSAAFKQVVSDNARRRLVLDDGSNERDPKTISWLGDQALPRVGAQLRGVEGIVDERHGSIRLQLTRPLELPMLKRAGAPQVPGTLKIAAFNLENLFNGDGHGGGFPTPRGAKTPALLQAQLAKLVATVRGLDADVAALMELENDGYGAESSLAQFVAALNAPRDGQPALDWKFIDAGQGPGGDTIRVGILYRASRVAPLGAPAVLEGGPFGDRSRVPLAQAFRRGSGKPFVLVANHFKSKGCTEASGADADQGDTQGCWNALRLDSARRLDAWLKQDPTGQGGERTILLGDFNAYAMEDPVRWLRDAGWRDAFAVARVQQPYSYVYNGQSGRLDHALLSAGMAKRLRGAAEWHLNADEPDRAGYATGDASQPWRSSDHDPLLLGFDL; encoded by the coding sequence ATGCCCGCTCAACGCCTGACCCTTTTGTCCGCTGCGCTACTGGCCTTCTGCCTGCCTGACGCTTACGCCGCTGAACCCGCTGCCACGCCCGCAGGATCCGAGGTCGTCGAACTGTCCGCCCCGCCCCCCCACTGGCAAGCGCTCAAAGGCAAACGCGTGCGCATCGTCGTGCCGCTGACCGTCACCGGCACCGATCAGGCCGAACGCTTCGGCGAACTGACGGTCGCCTTTGACGGCCGCCTCTGGCAGCCCAGCGAGGTGGCCACCCCCGGCAGTGCCGCCTTCAAGCAGGTCGTCAGCGACAACGCCCGCCGCCGGCTGGTGCTCGACGATGGCAGCAATGAGCGGGATCCCAAGACCATCAGCTGGCTGGGCGATCAGGCGCTGCCGCGCGTGGGCGCGCAACTGCGCGGCGTCGAAGGCATCGTCGACGAACGCCATGGCAGCATCCGCCTGCAACTGACCCGGCCGCTGGAACTGCCGATGCTCAAGCGCGCCGGCGCGCCGCAGGTGCCCGGCACGCTCAAGATCGCCGCGTTCAATCTGGAGAACCTGTTCAACGGTGATGGTCACGGCGGCGGCTTCCCGACGCCGCGCGGCGCCAAGACGCCTGCTCTACTGCAGGCGCAGTTGGCCAAGCTGGTGGCCACGGTGCGCGGCCTGGACGCCGACGTCGCCGCATTGATGGAGCTGGAGAACGACGGCTATGGCGCAGAGTCGAGCCTGGCCCAGTTCGTCGCCGCATTGAATGCGCCGCGCGATGGCCAGCCTGCGCTGGACTGGAAATTCATCGATGCCGGCCAGGGTCCGGGCGGCGACACGATTCGGGTGGGCATCCTCTATCGCGCCTCACGCGTCGCCCCGCTGGGTGCGCCTGCGGTGCTGGAAGGCGGCCCGTTCGGTGATCGCAGCCGTGTCCCGCTGGCGCAGGCGTTCCGGCGCGGCAGCGGCAAGCCGTTCGTGCTGGTGGCCAACCACTTCAAGTCCAAGGGCTGCACCGAAGCCAGCGGCGCCGACGCCGATCAAGGTGATACCCAAGGTTGCTGGAATGCGCTGCGGCTGGATTCGGCACGGCGCCTGGATGCATGGTTGAAGCAGGACCCGACCGGCCAGGGCGGCGAGCGCACGATCCTGCTGGGCGACTTCAATGCCTATGCCATGGAAGATCCCGTGCGCTGGCTGCGTGATGCGGGCTGGCGTGATGCCTTTGCCGTCGCCAGGGTCCAGCAGCCTTACAGCTACGTCTACAACGGACAGAGTGGTCGCCTGGACCACGCCCTGCTCAGCGCCGGCATGGCCAAACGCCTGCGCGGCGCGGCCGAGTGGCACCTCAATGCCGATGAGCCGGACCGTGCCGGTTACGCCACCGGCGATGCCAGCCAGCCGTGGCGCAGCTCGGATCATGATCCGCTGTTGCTGGGGTTTGATCTGTAG
- a CDS encoding ABC transporter ATP-binding protein → MNVHADSDCVIETIGLSKRYGRKLALDQLDLRIPRGRIHAIVGANGAGKSTLFRILLGFLPPTSGQARILGRDSQQLRPQDRSRIGFVNEEHTLPGWMKVAAVVAMQKHQYGAWNQAAFDEVIGHYYVLPEQKVGQLSRGERAGLNLALALAQGPELLVLDEPTLGLDVVAKRAFLESLMYSNAAEQCTVIYCSHQMEEIERIADNLIILERGQLKNMSAPEDFCARVTHWVADIPFKGPDAASVPGLLQLQRLDGLHHYLVLDQDEQFADFLRASGARSIQSMPVSLDRAVNGFLSKNHAAPATAATA, encoded by the coding sequence ATGAACGTGCACGCGGATAGCGACTGCGTCATCGAAACCATCGGCCTGAGCAAACGCTATGGCCGCAAGCTCGCACTGGACCAGCTCGACCTGCGCATCCCGCGCGGGCGCATCCACGCCATCGTCGGCGCCAACGGCGCCGGCAAGTCCACCTTGTTCCGGATCCTGCTGGGATTCCTGCCGCCCACGTCGGGGCAGGCGCGCATCCTCGGTCGCGACAGCCAGCAACTGCGCCCGCAGGATCGCAGTCGCATCGGCTTCGTCAACGAAGAACACACGCTGCCCGGCTGGATGAAGGTGGCGGCCGTGGTGGCCATGCAGAAGCATCAGTACGGCGCCTGGAACCAGGCGGCCTTCGATGAAGTCATTGGCCACTACTACGTGCTGCCCGAGCAGAAAGTCGGCCAGCTGTCGCGCGGCGAGCGCGCCGGCTTGAACCTGGCCTTGGCGCTGGCGCAGGGTCCGGAACTGCTGGTGCTGGACGAGCCCACCCTGGGCCTGGACGTGGTGGCCAAGCGCGCGTTCCTGGAATCGCTGATGTATTCCAACGCCGCCGAACAATGCACGGTGATCTATTGCTCGCACCAGATGGAAGAGATCGAGCGCATCGCCGACAACCTGATCATCCTGGAGCGCGGCCAGCTGAAGAACATGTCCGCGCCGGAAGACTTCTGTGCGCGGGTAACGCACTGGGTCGCTGACATTCCGTTCAAGGGGCCCGACGCCGCCAGCGTGCCCGGCCTGCTGCAACTGCAACGGTTGGATGGCCTGCATCACTACCTGGTGCTGGATCAGGACGAGCAGTTCGCCGACTTCCTCCGTGCCAGCGGTGCCCGCAGCATCCAGAGCATGCCGGTCAGCCTGGACCGCGCGGTCAACGGATTCCTGAGCAAGAACCACGCCGCGCCGGCTACGGCCGCCACCGCCTGA
- a CDS encoding GntR family transcriptional regulator, giving the protein MQKALFDEYQRLQTGESTRAVAYLRLRRALQNLMDAGVLRPGQALPSERDLANLLDLSRVTIRKALAGLIEAGLLVQRQGAGTFVAERILRQFSRLTSFTDDLRERGLNPQVKFLERTVGEVTPEESMALNLSPGSGVVRMYRLRHVDGSPIAIERTLVPYSLLPDPDSVTTSLYEALEAYGNRPKRALQRLRAVALDEEAARHLELPVGSPGLLVERRAFLDDGRVVESTRSYYRGDAYDFVAELQSE; this is encoded by the coding sequence ATGCAAAAAGCCCTGTTCGATGAATACCAGCGCCTGCAGACCGGTGAGTCCACCCGTGCAGTGGCTTACCTGCGCCTGCGCCGCGCCCTGCAGAACCTGATGGATGCGGGGGTGCTGCGCCCCGGCCAGGCCCTGCCGAGTGAGCGTGATCTTGCCAACTTGCTGGATTTGTCCCGCGTGACGATCCGCAAGGCACTGGCCGGGCTCATCGAAGCGGGCCTGCTGGTGCAGCGCCAGGGCGCCGGCACGTTCGTGGCCGAGCGCATCCTGCGCCAGTTCTCGCGCCTGACCAGCTTTACCGATGATCTGCGCGAGCGCGGCCTCAATCCGCAGGTCAAGTTCCTGGAACGTACGGTCGGCGAAGTCACGCCGGAAGAATCGATGGCGCTCAACCTGTCGCCCGGCAGCGGGGTGGTGCGCATGTACCGCCTGCGCCATGTGGACGGCTCGCCGATCGCAATCGAACGCACGCTGGTGCCTTACTCGCTGCTGCCGGATCCGGACAGCGTGACCACCTCGCTGTACGAAGCCCTGGAGGCCTACGGCAACCGGCCCAAGCGCGCCTTGCAGCGCCTGCGTGCAGTGGCTTTGGATGAGGAAGCCGCCCGACACCTGGAACTGCCGGTCGGCAGCCCGGGCCTGCTGGTCGAGCGGCGCGCGTTCCTGGATGACGGCCGGGTGGTGGAATCCACGCGCTCGTACTACCGCGGCGACGCCTACGATTTCGTGGCCGAGCTGCAAAGCGAGTAG
- the zwf gene encoding glucose-6-phosphate dehydrogenase: MTAKTLPVDPFDLVIFGGTGDLALRKLLPGLLRRYADGQIPDDSRIIGVARDKQSDADYRAKVGDALSRACASDEVAKAKLPAFLEKLGYHALDATKDEGWEEFASELKAHGEDRIRVFYLSTSPSLFVNLCDRLRAHGLNRGQSRVVIEKPIGHDLASAAVINDAVGSAFAESQIFRIDHYLGKETVQNLLALRFANILFEPLWNANHIDHVQITVAETVGLEKRATYYDTSGALRDMVQNHLLQLLCMVAMEPPAALQADAVRDEKLKVLRSLRPIEAEEIGQLTVRGQYRAGAVNGAAVPGYLDELGREDSRTETFVALKAEVDNWRWAGVPFYLRTGKRLPERVSEIVISFRQIPHSIFENSAGPVMGNKLVLRLQPDEGVKLWMMIKDPGPGGLRLQQVPLDMSFAEAFGVHQPEAYERLLMDVVRGNPTLFMRRDEVEAAWKWIDPILAAWESKRESPKAYTAGSWGPSAAVALVERDGRTWHEDTV, from the coding sequence GTGACTGCCAAGACCCTGCCTGTCGACCCCTTCGACCTGGTGATATTCGGTGGCACCGGTGACCTGGCCCTGCGCAAGCTGCTGCCGGGCCTGTTGCGCCGCTACGCCGACGGCCAGATCCCCGACGACAGCCGCATCATCGGCGTGGCCCGCGACAAGCAGTCCGACGCCGATTACCGCGCCAAGGTCGGTGACGCCCTGTCCCGCGCGTGCGCCAGCGATGAAGTGGCCAAGGCCAAGCTGCCGGCGTTCCTGGAAAAGCTCGGCTACCACGCGCTGGACGCGACCAAGGACGAGGGCTGGGAAGAATTCGCCAGCGAACTCAAGGCGCACGGCGAGGACCGCATCCGCGTGTTCTACCTGTCGACCAGCCCCAGTCTGTTCGTCAACCTGTGCGACCGCCTGCGTGCGCATGGGCTCAACCGCGGCCAGTCGCGGGTGGTGATCGAAAAGCCGATTGGCCATGACCTGGCCAGCGCCGCGGTGATCAACGACGCCGTCGGCAGCGCCTTTGCCGAAAGCCAGATCTTCCGCATCGATCATTACCTGGGCAAGGAAACGGTGCAGAACCTGTTGGCGCTGCGCTTTGCCAACATCCTGTTCGAGCCGCTGTGGAACGCCAATCACATCGACCACGTGCAGATCACCGTGGCCGAAACCGTCGGCCTGGAAAAGCGCGCCACCTATTACGACACCTCCGGCGCGCTGCGCGACATGGTCCAGAACCACCTGTTGCAGCTGCTGTGCATGGTGGCGATGGAACCGCCTGCGGCGCTGCAGGCCGATGCGGTGCGCGATGAAAAGCTCAAGGTGCTGCGTTCGCTGCGCCCCATCGAAGCCGAAGAAATCGGCCAGCTGACGGTGCGCGGCCAGTACCGCGCCGGCGCCGTCAACGGCGCGGCCGTACCCGGCTATCTGGACGAACTGGGCCGCGAAGACTCGCGCACCGAAACCTTCGTCGCGCTCAAGGCCGAAGTGGATAACTGGCGCTGGGCCGGCGTGCCGTTCTATCTGCGCACCGGCAAGCGCCTGCCGGAGCGGGTGTCGGAAATCGTCATCAGCTTCCGCCAGATTCCGCATTCCATCTTCGAGAACAGCGCCGGCCCGGTGATGGGCAACAAGCTGGTGCTGCGCCTGCAGCCGGACGAAGGCGTCAAGCTGTGGATGATGATCAAGGACCCGGGCCCGGGCGGCTTGCGCCTGCAGCAGGTGCCGCTGGACATGAGCTTTGCCGAAGCTTTTGGCGTGCATCAGCCGGAAGCCTATGAGCGCCTGTTGATGGACGTGGTGCGTGGCAATCCCACCTTGTTCATGCGCCGCGATGAAGTGGAAGCGGCATGGAAGTGGATTGATCCGATCCTGGCCGCGTGGGAAAGCAAGCGCGAATCGCCCAAGGCCTACACGGCCGGTTCCTGGGGCCCGAGTGCGGCGGTGGCGCTGGTCGAGCGCGACGGTCGTACCTGGCACGAGGACACGGTGTAA
- the pgl gene encoding 6-phosphogluconolactonase, translating to MTDSPTPPLRAETVAFADGETLAVALAARVAEDLRTAIEERGAAVLAVSGGTTPKRFFEHLSRQPLAWDKVSVTLVDERWVGPDHDRSNARLVRETLLQDSAAAATFMPLYRDTAEPEEALPELERRLDSLPADIDVMVLGMGADGHTASFFPGGDYLAAALEPEGRARLLPMRAPGAGEPRITFTLPVLRAARHLYLHIEGAQKRAVLEAALAGADLPIRTVLEQAPATTVYLTA from the coding sequence ATGACGGACTCCCCCACTCCGCCGCTGCGCGCTGAAACTGTCGCCTTCGCCGATGGCGAAACCCTGGCCGTGGCCCTGGCCGCACGCGTGGCCGAGGATCTGCGCACGGCCATCGAAGAACGCGGCGCTGCGGTGCTGGCCGTCTCCGGTGGCACCACGCCCAAGCGCTTCTTCGAACACCTCTCGCGCCAGCCGCTGGCCTGGGACAAGGTCAGCGTGACCCTGGTGGATGAGCGCTGGGTCGGCCCGGATCACGATCGCTCCAATGCGCGCCTGGTCCGCGAGACCTTGCTGCAGGATTCCGCCGCTGCCGCCACCTTCATGCCGCTGTATCGCGATACCGCCGAGCCGGAAGAAGCGCTGCCGGAACTGGAACGGCGCCTGGACAGCCTGCCCGCCGATATCGACGTGATGGTGCTGGGCATGGGCGCCGATGGACACACGGCCTCGTTCTTTCCCGGCGGCGATTACCTGGCGGCGGCGCTGGAGCCGGAAGGTCGCGCACGTCTGCTGCCGATGCGCGCGCCTGGCGCCGGCGAGCCGCGCATCACCTTCACCCTGCCGGTGCTGCGCGCCGCCCGCCACCTGTACCTGCATATCGAAGGTGCGCAAAAGCGTGCGGTGCTCGAAGCGGCGCTGGCGGGGGCCGACCTGCCCATCCGCACCGTGCTGGAGCAGGCGCCGGCCACCACGGTCTACCTCACCGCCTGA
- a CDS encoding c-type cytochrome encodes MRNYDLEFLKHFSMVIGFLVLVTLGLIVGAHFLHGSIPPEANPNAVKQTEARIAPAGAVYAGETGAAAQAAAQAAAAAAAASQVAYGGSTDGQVIFDSLCGACHKNGTGGAPTLTAAGMGARAAKGKDTLYKHAIEGFTGPDGGIMPPKGGNPALTEEQIHATVDWMLDHAK; translated from the coding sequence GTGCGTAACTACGACCTCGAATTCCTCAAGCATTTCTCGATGGTGATCGGCTTCCTGGTGCTGGTCACCCTGGGCCTGATCGTCGGCGCGCACTTCCTGCACGGCTCGATTCCGCCGGAAGCCAACCCCAATGCGGTCAAGCAGACCGAAGCGCGCATCGCGCCGGCGGGCGCGGTCTATGCCGGTGAAACCGGTGCCGCGGCCCAGGCTGCCGCGCAGGCCGCCGCTGCTGCCGCCGCCGCTTCGCAGGTCGCCTATGGCGGCAGCACCGATGGCCAGGTGATCTTCGACAGCCTGTGTGGCGCCTGCCACAAGAACGGCACCGGTGGCGCTCCCACCCTGACCGCCGCTGGCATGGGCGCCCGCGCCGCCAAGGGCAAGGACACCCTGTACAAGCACGCCATCGAAGGCTTCACCGGCCCGGATGGCGGCATCATGCCCCCGAAGGGTGGCAACCCGGCGCTGACCGAAGAGCAGATCCACGCCACGGTCGACTGGATGCTGGACCACGCCAAGTAA
- a CDS encoding indolepyruvate ferredoxin oxidoreductase family protein, giving the protein MTSTAELTSPSSANTPQIGVLDNDYTLEHKYTRTDGRIYLSGVQALVRLPLMQRLRDQAAGLNTAGFISGYRGSPLGGFDLELWRARKHLEAAAVKFTPGLNEDLGATMVWGTQQTNLFPGAKVDGVYSMWYGKGPGVDRCGDVFKHGNAAGTSRHGGVLALAADDHACRSSTLPHGSEDEFVSAMMPVLNPAGVQDILDLGLVGWAMSRYTGRWVGFKTIAETVESSASVEVNPFARQILLPGDFELPVGGLNIRWPDPPLDQEMRLHRYAVKAAQAFARANGVDKIVLDSPRARLGIVTTGKSYLDVLQALEYLGLDERACADIGIRVYKVGMTWPLEPIGISEFASGLDDIVVVEEKRAFIERQMKEYFYNWPESLGRRPSIIGKYDEAGEWILPSTGELTPATIAGVIGRRIQRFYSNESIEQRLRWMDEKEAELALPRANFPRVPHYCSGCPHNTSTVVPDGSRALGGIGCHYMVTWMDRDTDTFTHMGGEGVTWSGQAPFTETQHVFQNLGDGTFFHSGSLAVRQSIATGVNITYKILYNDAVAMTGGQPVDGTLSVPQIAHMMRAEGADTIVVVSDDVSKWSKRELFPGGVEFFDRKQLDDVQKQLRTVKGVSILIYDQVCATEKRRRRKRGKMVDPAKRVMVNTLVCEGCGDCGVKSFCVSVLPKETEFGRKREIDQSNCNKDFSCVNGFCPSFVTVHGGSPRKGKKANAAELLNTLPAPQVRTDLSQPWNILITGVGGTGVVTIGALLGMAGHLEGKGASVLDQTGLAQKGGAVTTHIRIARTPEDIHAMRIAAGEADLVLGCDMVVVNDYWALSKVRGERSHVVLNTYEAMPGTFTTHPDMQFPATDIIAGVRVALGGREPMLIDATQLATALMGDAIAANLFIMGYAWQQGLVPISFDALMRAVELNGAAIEMNKTAFAWGRLAVVNPQAVQEAAGLIRNTQTEAERTPRNLQILPPGEWESTEWGANAAPRNPGSESELRGLPEGNGGDGDVAFLPLDDLRLSRSLDELIARRERFLTDYQDAAYARRYSDLVARVRAAEQLKAPGSTALTEAVSRYFFKLMAYKDEYEVARLYTSGEFQRRLQQQFDGDYQVHFHLAPPLFAKKDAQGRLQKKEYGPWMFKAFGLLAKLRFLRGGPLDVFGYTAERKGERQLMADYERTLAQLLNGLDVDKLGLAVEIASIPEHIRGYGHVKEQHLHAAKQREAELLATWNNPRGIRIVQSA; this is encoded by the coding sequence ATGACCAGCACCGCCGAACTGACTTCGCCGTCGTCCGCCAACACGCCCCAGATCGGCGTGCTCGACAACGACTACACCCTGGAACACAAGTACACCCGCACCGATGGGCGCATCTATCTGAGCGGTGTGCAGGCGCTGGTGCGTCTGCCGTTGATGCAGCGGCTGCGTGATCAGGCCGCCGGCTTGAATACCGCCGGCTTCATCAGCGGCTACCGCGGCTCGCCGCTGGGCGGCTTCGATCTGGAACTGTGGCGCGCGCGCAAGCATCTGGAAGCCGCGGCGGTGAAGTTCACCCCGGGCCTCAACGAGGATCTCGGCGCCACCATGGTCTGGGGTACCCAGCAGACCAACCTGTTCCCGGGCGCCAAGGTCGATGGCGTGTATTCGATGTGGTACGGCAAGGGTCCGGGCGTGGATCGCTGCGGCGACGTGTTCAAGCACGGCAACGCCGCCGGCACGTCGCGCCATGGCGGCGTGCTGGCGCTGGCGGCCGATGACCACGCCTGCCGCAGTTCGACCCTGCCGCATGGCTCGGAAGACGAATTCGTCAGCGCGATGATGCCGGTGCTCAATCCGGCCGGCGTACAGGACATCCTCGACCTGGGCCTGGTGGGCTGGGCGATGAGCCGCTACACCGGCCGCTGGGTGGGCTTCAAGACAATCGCGGAAACCGTTGAGTCATCGGCCTCGGTGGAGGTCAATCCGTTTGCGCGGCAGATCCTGTTGCCCGGCGATTTCGAACTGCCGGTGGGCGGGCTCAACATCCGCTGGCCGGATCCGCCGCTGGATCAGGAAATGCGCCTGCACCGCTATGCGGTGAAAGCCGCGCAGGCCTTCGCCCGCGCCAATGGCGTGGACAAGATCGTGCTGGACTCGCCGCGTGCGCGGCTGGGCATTGTCACCACCGGCAAAAGCTACCTGGACGTGTTGCAGGCGCTGGAATACCTGGGCCTGGACGAACGCGCCTGCGCCGACATCGGCATCCGCGTGTACAAGGTCGGCATGACCTGGCCGCTGGAGCCGATTGGCATCTCCGAGTTCGCCAGCGGCCTGGACGACATCGTGGTGGTGGAAGAGAAGCGCGCCTTCATCGAGCGGCAGATGAAGGAATACTTCTACAACTGGCCCGAGTCGCTGGGACGCCGTCCTTCGATCATCGGCAAGTACGACGAAGCCGGCGAGTGGATCCTGCCCTCCACCGGCGAACTGACCCCGGCCACCATCGCCGGCGTGATCGGCCGTCGCATCCAGCGCTTCTACAGCAACGAGTCGATCGAACAGCGCCTGCGCTGGATGGACGAGAAGGAAGCCGAACTGGCGCTGCCGCGCGCCAATTTCCCGCGCGTGCCGCATTACTGCAGCGGCTGCCCGCACAACACCTCCACGGTGGTGCCGGACGGTTCGCGCGCGCTCGGCGGCATCGGCTGCCACTACATGGTGACGTGGATGGATCGCGACACCGACACCTTCACCCACATGGGCGGCGAAGGCGTGACGTGGTCGGGCCAGGCGCCCTTCACCGAAACCCAGCACGTGTTCCAGAACCTGGGCGACGGCACGTTCTTCCATTCCGGTTCGCTGGCGGTGCGGCAGTCGATCGCCACCGGCGTCAACATCACCTACAAGATCCTCTACAACGACGCGGTGGCGATGACCGGCGGCCAGCCGGTCGACGGCACCCTGAGCGTGCCGCAGATCGCGCACATGATGCGTGCCGAAGGCGCCGACACCATCGTGGTGGTCAGCGACGATGTGTCGAAATGGAGCAAGCGCGAACTGTTCCCCGGCGGCGTGGAGTTCTTCGACCGCAAGCAGCTCGATGACGTGCAGAAGCAGTTGCGCACGGTCAAGGGCGTGTCGATCCTGATCTACGACCAGGTCTGCGCCACCGAGAAGCGTCGCCGTCGCAAGCGCGGCAAGATGGTCGATCCGGCCAAGCGGGTGATGGTCAACACGCTGGTCTGCGAAGGCTGCGGCGATTGCGGCGTGAAGAGCTTCTGCGTGTCGGTGCTGCCCAAGGAAACCGAGTTCGGCCGCAAGCGCGAGATTGATCAGTCCAACTGCAACAAGGACTTTTCCTGCGTCAACGGCTTCTGCCCGAGCTTCGTCACCGTGCACGGCGGTTCACCGCGCAAGGGCAAGAAAGCGAACGCAGCCGAACTACTCAACACGCTGCCGGCCCCGCAGGTACGCACGGATCTGAGCCAGCCCTGGAACATCCTGATTACCGGCGTCGGCGGCACCGGCGTGGTCACCATCGGTGCGTTGCTGGGCATGGCTGGCCACCTGGAAGGCAAGGGCGCGAGCGTGCTGGATCAGACCGGCCTGGCGCAGAAGGGCGGCGCGGTCACCACCCATATCCGCATCGCCCGCACGCCGGAAGACATCCACGCCATGCGCATTGCCGCCGGTGAGGCGGATCTGGTGCTGGGCTGCGACATGGTCGTGGTCAACGACTACTGGGCGCTGTCCAAGGTGCGCGGCGAGCGTTCGCACGTGGTGCTCAACACCTACGAAGCCATGCCCGGCACCTTCACCACCCATCCGGACATGCAGTTCCCGGCCACCGACATCATCGCCGGCGTGCGCGTGGCGCTGGGCGGCCGCGAGCCGATGCTGATTGACGCCACCCAGCTGGCCACCGCGCTGATGGGCGATGCGATTGCCGCCAACCTTTTCATCATGGGCTACGCCTGGCAGCAGGGCCTGGTGCCGATTTCCTTCGATGCGCTGATGCGTGCGGTGGAGTTGAATGGCGCGGCGATCGAGATGAACAAGACCGCCTTCGCCTGGGGTCGCCTGGCCGTGGTCAATCCGCAAGCCGTGCAGGAAGCCGCGGGCCTGATCCGCAATACCCAGACTGAAGCCGAACGCACCCCGCGCAACCTGCAGATCCTGCCGCCGGGCGAGTGGGAAAGCACCGAGTGGGGCGCCAACGCGGCGCCGCGCAACCCGGGCAGCGAAAGCGAACTGCGTGGCCTGCCCGAAGGCAACGGCGGCGACGGCGACGTGGCGTTCCTGCCGCTGGATGATCTGCGCCTGTCGCGATCGCTGGACGAATTGATCGCCCGCCGCGAGCGCTTCCTTACCGACTACCAGGACGCGGCGTATGCACGTCGCTATTCGGACCTGGTGGCGCGCGTGCGCGCGGCCGAGCAGCTCAAGGCGCCGGGTTCCACCGCGCTGACCGAAGCGGTGTCGCGCTACTTCTTCAAGCTCATGGCCTACAAGGACGAGTACGAAGTGGCGCGCCTGTACACCAGCGGCGAATTCCAGCGCCGCCTGCAGCAGCAGTTCGACGGTGACTACCAGGTGCACTTTCACCTGGCGCCGCCGTTGTTCGCCAAGAAGGATGCGCAGGGCCGCCTGCAGAAGAAGGAATACGGCCCCTGGATGTTCAAGGCCTTCGGCCTGCTGGCCAAGCTGCGCTTCCTGCGCGGTGGCCCGCTCGACGTGTTTGGCTACACCGCCGAGCGCAAGGGCGAGCGCCAGCTGATGGCCGATTACGAGCGCACCCTGGCGCAGTTGTTGAACGGCCTGGATGTCGACAAGCTCGGCCTGGCAGTGGAAATCGCCAGCATCCCCGAGCACATCCGCGGCTATGGTCACGTCAAGGAACAGCACCTGCACGCGGCCAAGCAGCGCGAAGCCGAATTGCTGGCGACCTGGAACAATCCGCGCGGCATCCGGATCGTGCAGTCGGCTTGA
- a CDS encoding GntR family transcriptional regulator has product MARTQALMIQIATGDARSISKQIVDGVRMKIATAELQPGAQLPSVRGLAQQLMINPNTVAKAYAELTSDGWLESRQGLGLFVSTPRQRLSEAERERRMDDAVQGFVHEIIALDYPPQRALARLEDELRALAHKKTA; this is encoded by the coding sequence ATGGCCCGGACCCAGGCCCTGATGATCCAGATCGCCACCGGCGATGCCCGATCCATCAGCAAACAGATCGTCGATGGCGTGCGCATGAAGATCGCCACGGCCGAGTTGCAACCCGGCGCACAGCTGCCCAGCGTGCGCGGGCTGGCGCAGCAACTGATGATCAACCCGAACACCGTGGCCAAGGCGTATGCCGAGCTCACCAGCGACGGCTGGCTGGAATCGCGACAAGGCCTGGGCCTGTTCGTGTCCACGCCAAGGCAACGCCTGAGCGAGGCCGAGCGCGAACGCCGCATGGATGACGCCGTGCAGGGCTTCGTCCACGAAATCATTGCCCTGGACTATCCGCCCCAGCGCGCCCTCGCGCGGCTGGAAGACGAACTGCGCGCGCTCGCGCACAAGAAGACCGCCTGA